The Neoarius graeffei isolate fNeoGra1 chromosome 12, fNeoGra1.pri, whole genome shotgun sequence genome window below encodes:
- the nefma gene encoding neurofilament, medium polypeptide a: MSYSLDILGSPFRRVMDTRTSYSRSSGGSGSSGFRSQTWSRASPISSVAYKRTMNAEPMDLSMDLSTPSLVINEKEQLQGLNDRFAVYIDKVHFLEEQNKQIEAEINALRRKQVSRTQLGEEHERELQELRGAIEQLHSDKARLHVDAERLQDDIQRLRERLEDEARVRTDTEAMTRALKKDAGDATLARAELEKKIQALQEEIVFVRNDHEEEVGELLGQLQASHVVTAEKREWQKADITDALREIRAQLEGHSNRNLQQVEDWFMCRYAKLTEAAEQNKDAIKSAKDEIADYRRQLQAKTVELEAARGTKESLERQLSDIEDRHNSDLASLQETIHQLDNELKSTKWEMARHLREYQDLLNVKMALDIEIAAYRKLLEGEETHFSTYPYRQTVTKGPKVKAEPPKLRVQHKFVEEIIEETRVEDEKLEMEEALAEMAAELSEKKEDEGEEGEEEAEEEAEEKEGEEEEVVASAQAKVSASAPADEAEEAETKEGDEEEGDEEGKADEKGEEEKEEEKGEDAEEGEEGEGEEEAEVEETVLSTKAPESKASPEKEKAEKEVGAGEEERGAEGGDEKEVETEEKESVKKDEAEKEDKKVKDDKETKIEKAESPKAESPKETPKSESPKASSPKSESPKASSPKSESPKAASPKSESPKATSPKSESPKAPSPKSESPKASPPKSESPKASSPKSETPKAPEPEEAKKETPKPESPKNAKPSKEEKSEEKKTDKKEDTVKADKDKKEEEKKEPEKKDVISNGVDESPTKEDPSQKVVITKTVETITTGEDGAKHVTKSVTVTETVKAVDETVEEKMVATKKMEKVSSHTVKQITENE, encoded by the exons ATGAGCTATTCGTTAGACATTCTCGGAAGTCCCTTCCGGAGAGTGATGGACACTAGGACGAGCTACAGCCGCAGCAGCGGGGGCTCGGGTTCCAGCGGCTTCCGCTCGCAGACATGGTCCCGGGCCAGTCCGATCTCATCCGTAGCCTACAAGAGGACGATGAACGCAGAGCCCATGGACCTGAGCATGGACCTGAGCACGCCGTCTTTGGTGATCAATGAGAAAGAGCAGCTGCAGGGTCTGAACGACCGCTTCGCAGTGTACATCGATAAGGTGCACTTCCTGGAGGAGCAGAACAAGCAGATCGAGGCAGAGATCAACGCTCTGCGGCGGAAGCAGGTTTCCCGTACGCAGCTCGGAGAGGAGCACGAACGGGAACTGCAGGAGCTCCGTGGCGCCATCGAGCAGCTGCACAGCGACAAGGCGCGCCTGCATGTCGATGCCGAGCGCCTGCAGGACGACATCCAAAGACTGCGCGAGCGTCTGGAAGATGAAGCCCGTGTGCGCACCGACACCGAAGCCATGACGCGCGCTCTGAAGAAGGATGCCGGAGACGCCACCCTGGCCAGAGCAGAACTCGAGAAGAAGATCCAGGCCCTCCAGGAGGAGATCGTGTTCGTCCGTAATGACCATGAAGAAGAGGTCGGCGAGCTGCTCGGACAGCTCCAGGCGTCACACGTCGTTACAGCCGAGAAGAGGGAGTGGCAGAAGGCGGACATCACCGACGCTCTGCGAGAGATTCGAGCCCAACTCGAGGGGCACTCCAACCGCAACCTGCAGCAGGTCGAAGACTGGTTCATGTGCCGCTACGCCAAACTGACGGAGGCCGCGGAGCAGAACAAGGACGCCATCAAGTCCGCCAAGGACGAGATCGCAGACTACAGGCGCCAGCTGCAGGCGAAAACAGTGGAGCTCGAAGCAGCCCGCGGGACCAAAGAGTCACTGGAGAGGCAACTGAGCGACATCGAGGACCGACACAACTCCGACCTCGCCAGCCTTCAG GAAACCATCCACCAACTGGATAATGAGCTGAAGAGCACAAAATGGGAGATGGCAAGACATCTGCGTGAATACCAAGACCTGCTGAATGTCAAAATGGCCCTAGATATAGAGATTGCAGCATACAG GAAACTACTTGAAGGAGAGGAGACCCACTTCAGCACATACCCTTACCGCCAAACTGTCACCAAAGGCCCCAAGGTCAAAGCAGAACCTCCCAAACTGAGGGTCCAGCACAAGTTTGTGGAAGAGATCATCGAGGAGACTCGAGTGGAAGACGAGAAATTGGAGATGGAAGAGGCATTGGCAGAGATGGCAGCAGAACTgtctgaaaagaaagaagatgagGGAGAAGAAGGAGAGGAAGAAGCTGAAGAGGAGGCTGAGGAGAAAgagggagaagaagaagaggttGTCGCTTCTGCCCAAGCCAAAGTGAGTGCCAGCGCTCCTGCTGATGAGGCTGAGGAAGCTGAGACTAAAGAAGGTGATGAGGAAGAAGGTGATGAGGAAGGAAAGGCTGATGAAAAAGGTgaggaagaaaaggaagaagaaaaggGAGAAGATGCAGAGGAAGGTGAGGAAGGAGAAGGTGAGGAGGAAGCAGAAGTGGAGGAAACTGTGTTGAGCACCAAGGCACCTGAGTCAAAGGCCTCACCAGAGAAGGAAAAGGCTGAAAAAGAAGTAGGTGCTGGAGAAGAAGAGAGAGGAGCGGAAGGTGGTGATGAAAAAGAAGTAGAAACTGAGGAGAAAGAATCAGTGAAAAAGGATGAGGCTGAGAAAGAAGACAAAAAGGTAAAAGATGATAAGGAGACCAAGATTGAAAAGGCTGAGTCTCCTAAAGCTGAATCACCAAAGGAGACTCCAAAGAGTGAGTCTCCAAAGGCTTCATCACCAAAGAGTGAGAGCCCAAAAGCTTCTTCTCCAAAGAGTGAGAGCCCAAAAGCAGCTTCTCCAAAGAGTGAGAGCCCAAAAGCAACTTCTCCAAAGAGTGAGAGCCCAAAAGCTCCTTCTCCAAAGAGTGAGAGCCCAAAAGCTTCTCCTCCAAAGAGTGAGAGCCCAAAAGCTTCTTCTCCAAAAAGTGAGACTCCAAAGGCCCCAGAACCAGAGGAAGCCAAGAAAGAAACTCCAAAACCCGAATCTCCAAAAA ACGCAAAACCCAGCAAGGAGGAAAAGTCTGAAGAGAAGAAGACAGACAAGAAAGAAGACACTGTTAAGGCAGATAAAGACAAAAAGGAGGAAGAGAAGAAAGAGCCAGAGAAGAAAGATGTGATCTCAAATGGAGTTGATGAAAGCCCTACCAAGGAAGACCCTAGTCAGAAGGTGGTCATCACCAAAACAGTAGAGACCATCACCACTGGTGAGGATGGAGCCAAGCACGTCACCAAGTCCGTCACAGTCACTGAAACAGTGAAAGCAGTAGATGAAACAGTAGAGGAGAAAATGGTAGCCACCAAGAAAATGGAGAAAGTCTCCAGCCACACCGTGAAGCAGATCACAGAAAACGAGTAG